One genomic region from Epinephelus fuscoguttatus linkage group LG6, E.fuscoguttatus.final_Chr_v1 encodes:
- the LOC125890024 gene encoding outer dense fiber protein 2-like isoform X2: MKTRDSPPPPVHVHVPETTPVHVHMKRSPSKTPQSRTKDAQVKGDGGRPKVRTPWIPPGRLSCRRDVGSYKCQRSRSEHRSERDEEEQEQELAAVSKNLSVLLREQDSTQHSKKSDSHGQHRETDVLLRALVEAEIDGVAVANQLTAVKETIDSFAKDKRLTKLHAASLARQQEVLLEKIEMFDHTNHSLRELLREWSGYERESLMWLEQKDAIKKRLTDSEAENIRLLAKLTNKEKEASKLAEHLDFEKDNAKTTGELSRILQSTRDHLESELKRTEAEKVHLAAQAQKMQRIQEQQQEELQALQEELQTLRQRREEEEKEEQRRQDQEALAMLTQQAERAEESARQLAEKLQEKESQLAQALSTSSDWCLRHSKETAAKGQLEEEISVLKLQVSELNSQLHSAEERIRTEREELREQLHHFSAENTSIKLDNQRLKGQLTSSEEKLSGLQSEARRLKSSIKKHENLVEKYKKKVQQVRLESDEYCLKLEATQTEAREVKVSLERETEQVRRELLGRIRELETLPDRLRRTEQQLRDAQQEADIHERRNMEHSSALSEVRHKVEQQGSQLETFQQRNLLLQEENNVLKEKIHNLERRLEDMTVENEDMSQAVLSKDSNIRSVQQQLEEKSRECSVLSRQLQHALDDAQRQHRSVQLSHYIM; encoded by the exons ATGAAGACCCGGGATTCACCGCCGCCACCGGTTCACGTCCACGTACCGGAGACCACCCCTGTGCATGTTCATATGAAGAGGAGTCCGAGCAAGACACCGCAG AGTAGAACAAAAGATGCCCAGGTGAAGGGAGACGGAGGGAGGCCAAAGGTGCGGACGCCGTGGATTCCTCCAGGAAGACTGTCCTGCAGGAGAGACGTGGGCTCGTACAAGTGCCAG AGAAGCAGATCGGAGCATCGATCAGAACGTGATGAAGAGGAGCAGGAACAAGAGCTGGCTGCAGTATCCAAAAACCTCAGTGTCCTACTCAGAGAACAAGACAGCACTCAGCATTCAAAGAA GTCTGATTCTCACGGTCAGCACAGAGAGACTGACGTGCTCCTGAGGGCGCTCGTAGAAGCAGAAATCGATGGCGTAGCTGTAGCTAATCAGCTGACAGCTGTGAAGGAAACTATCGACAGCTTTGCTAAG GACAAGCGGCTGACAAAGTTGCACGCAGCTTCGCTGGCACGACAGCAGGAGGTGTTGCTGGAGAAGATCGAGATGTTTGACCACACGAATCACAGCCTGCGAGAGCTCCTCAGAGAGTGGAGTGGCTACGAG AGAGAATCACTGATGTGGTTAGAACAGAAAGACGCCATAAAGAagagactgactgacagtgaaGCAGAGAACATT aGACTGTTAGCCAAACTCACCAACAAGGAGAAAGAGGCCTCTAAACTTGCTGAGCATTTGGACTTTGAAAAG GACAACGCAAAGACGACAGGGGAGCTTTCAAGAATCCTGCAGTCTACACGCGACCATCTGGAATCTGAGCTGAAGAGAACAGAGGCTGAAAAGGTCCACCTGGCTGCTCAGGCTCAG AAGATGCAGCGGATTCAGGAGCAGCaacaggaggagctgcaggctTTGCAAGAGGAGCTACAGACTCTGAGGCAgcggagagaagaggaggagaaggaggagcagAGGCGGCAAGACCAGGAGGCGCTGGCCATGCTGACCCAGCAGGCCGAGCGAGCCGAAGAGTCCGCCAGGCAGCTCGCTGAGAAACTGCAGGAGAAG GAATCCCAGTTGGCTCAGGCTCTGTCCACATCCAGTGACTGGTGCCTCCGTCACTCTAAAGAGACGGCAGCTAAAggacagctggaggaggaaatCTCTGTACTCAAACT TCAGGTGTCCGAGCTGAACTCTCAGCTCCATTCAGCGGAGGAGAGGATtcggacagagagggaggagctCAGAGAGCAGCTTCATCATTTCAGTGCTGAAAACACCTCCATCAAGCTGGACAACCAACGACTCAAG GGTCAGCTGACGTCCTCTGAGGAGAAGCTCAGTGGTCTGCAGTCTGAAGCTCGACGCCTGAAATCGTCGATCAAAAAGCACGAAAACCTGGTGGAGAAATACAAGAAGAAG GTCCAGCAGGTTCGTCTGGAATCAGATGAGTACTGCCTGAAGCTGGAGGCGACACAGACGGAGGCGCGGGAGGTGAAGGTGAGTCTGGAGAGGGAGACGGAGCAGGTGAGGAGGGAGCTGTTGGGCCGGATCAGGGAGCTCGAGACGCTGCCCGACAGACTGAGGAGGACcgagcagcagctcagagatGCCCAGCAGGAGGCCGACATCCATGAGAGGAGGAACATGGAGCACAGCTCAGCCCTGTCTGAAGTCAGACACAAG GTGGAACAGCAAGGCAGTCAGCTGGAGACGTTCCAGCAGAGGaacctgctgctgcaggaggagaaCAACGTCCTCAAAGAGAAGATTCACAACTTGGAGAG GAGGCTGGAGGACATGACGGTGGAAAATGAAGACATGTCTCAGGCTGTCCTGTCAAAGGACAGCAATATCCGCAGCGTTCAGCAGCAGCTGGAAGAGAAGAGCCGTGAGTGCAGCGTCCTGTCCAGACAGCTGCAACACGCTCTGGACGACGCACAGAGACAG CACAGGAGTGTCCAGCTGTCACATTACATCATGTAA
- the LOC125890024 gene encoding outer dense fiber protein 2-like isoform X1 yields MKTRDSPPPPVHVHVPETTPVHVHMKRSPSKTPQSRTKDAQVKGDGGRPKVRTPWIPPGRLSCRRDVGSYKCQRSRSEHRSERDEEEQEQELAAVSKNLSVLLREQDSTQHSKKSDSHGQHRETDVLLRALVEAEIDGVAVANQLTAVKETIDSFAKDKRLTKLHAASLARQQEVLLEKIEMFDHTNHSLRELLREWSGYERESLMWLEQKDAIKKRLTDSEAENIRLLAKLTNKEKEASKLAEHLDFEKDNAKTTGELSRILQSTRDHLESELKRTEAEKVHLAAQAQKMQRIQEQQQEELQALQEELQTLRQRREEEEKEEQRRQDQEALAMLTQQAERAEESARQLAEKLQEKESQLAQALSTSSDWCLRHSKETAAKGQLEEEISVLKLQVSELNSQLHSAEERIRTEREELREQLHHFSAENTSIKLDNQRLKGQLTSSEEKLSGLQSEARRLKSSIKKHENLVEKYKKKVQQVRLESDEYCLKLEATQTEAREVKVSLERETEQVRRELLGRIRELETLPDRLRRTEQQLRDAQQEADIHERRNMEHSSALSEVRHKVEQQGSQLETFQQRNLLLQEENNVLKEKIHNLERRLEDMTVENEDMSQAVLSKDSNIRSVQQQLEEKSRECSVLSRQLQHALDDAQRQVDSSMQRVLAKERASQSKALDLQSQLSRARTEQSQLQRSKEEMERRLQSQLQNMRDRLEHSDSTNRSLQNYVHFLKTSYGNVFGDSLLAS; encoded by the exons ATGAAGACCCGGGATTCACCGCCGCCACCGGTTCACGTCCACGTACCGGAGACCACCCCTGTGCATGTTCATATGAAGAGGAGTCCGAGCAAGACACCGCAG AGTAGAACAAAAGATGCCCAGGTGAAGGGAGACGGAGGGAGGCCAAAGGTGCGGACGCCGTGGATTCCTCCAGGAAGACTGTCCTGCAGGAGAGACGTGGGCTCGTACAAGTGCCAG AGAAGCAGATCGGAGCATCGATCAGAACGTGATGAAGAGGAGCAGGAACAAGAGCTGGCTGCAGTATCCAAAAACCTCAGTGTCCTACTCAGAGAACAAGACAGCACTCAGCATTCAAAGAA GTCTGATTCTCACGGTCAGCACAGAGAGACTGACGTGCTCCTGAGGGCGCTCGTAGAAGCAGAAATCGATGGCGTAGCTGTAGCTAATCAGCTGACAGCTGTGAAGGAAACTATCGACAGCTTTGCTAAG GACAAGCGGCTGACAAAGTTGCACGCAGCTTCGCTGGCACGACAGCAGGAGGTGTTGCTGGAGAAGATCGAGATGTTTGACCACACGAATCACAGCCTGCGAGAGCTCCTCAGAGAGTGGAGTGGCTACGAG AGAGAATCACTGATGTGGTTAGAACAGAAAGACGCCATAAAGAagagactgactgacagtgaaGCAGAGAACATT aGACTGTTAGCCAAACTCACCAACAAGGAGAAAGAGGCCTCTAAACTTGCTGAGCATTTGGACTTTGAAAAG GACAACGCAAAGACGACAGGGGAGCTTTCAAGAATCCTGCAGTCTACACGCGACCATCTGGAATCTGAGCTGAAGAGAACAGAGGCTGAAAAGGTCCACCTGGCTGCTCAGGCTCAG AAGATGCAGCGGATTCAGGAGCAGCaacaggaggagctgcaggctTTGCAAGAGGAGCTACAGACTCTGAGGCAgcggagagaagaggaggagaaggaggagcagAGGCGGCAAGACCAGGAGGCGCTGGCCATGCTGACCCAGCAGGCCGAGCGAGCCGAAGAGTCCGCCAGGCAGCTCGCTGAGAAACTGCAGGAGAAG GAATCCCAGTTGGCTCAGGCTCTGTCCACATCCAGTGACTGGTGCCTCCGTCACTCTAAAGAGACGGCAGCTAAAggacagctggaggaggaaatCTCTGTACTCAAACT TCAGGTGTCCGAGCTGAACTCTCAGCTCCATTCAGCGGAGGAGAGGATtcggacagagagggaggagctCAGAGAGCAGCTTCATCATTTCAGTGCTGAAAACACCTCCATCAAGCTGGACAACCAACGACTCAAG GGTCAGCTGACGTCCTCTGAGGAGAAGCTCAGTGGTCTGCAGTCTGAAGCTCGACGCCTGAAATCGTCGATCAAAAAGCACGAAAACCTGGTGGAGAAATACAAGAAGAAG GTCCAGCAGGTTCGTCTGGAATCAGATGAGTACTGCCTGAAGCTGGAGGCGACACAGACGGAGGCGCGGGAGGTGAAGGTGAGTCTGGAGAGGGAGACGGAGCAGGTGAGGAGGGAGCTGTTGGGCCGGATCAGGGAGCTCGAGACGCTGCCCGACAGACTGAGGAGGACcgagcagcagctcagagatGCCCAGCAGGAGGCCGACATCCATGAGAGGAGGAACATGGAGCACAGCTCAGCCCTGTCTGAAGTCAGACACAAG GTGGAACAGCAAGGCAGTCAGCTGGAGACGTTCCAGCAGAGGaacctgctgctgcaggaggagaaCAACGTCCTCAAAGAGAAGATTCACAACTTGGAGAG GAGGCTGGAGGACATGACGGTGGAAAATGAAGACATGTCTCAGGCTGTCCTGTCAAAGGACAGCAATATCCGCAGCGTTCAGCAGCAGCTGGAAGAGAAGAGCCGTGAGTGCAGCGTCCTGTCCAGACAGCTGCAACACGCTCTGGACGACGCACAGAGACAG GTTGACAGCAGCATGCAGAGGGTTTTAGCCAAAGAGAGAGCGTCTCAGTCCAAAGCTCTGGACCTGCAGAGCCAGCTGAGCCGAGCCAGAACCGAGCAGAGTCAGCTGCAGCGAAGCAAAGAGGAG ATGGAGCGTCGTCTCCAGAGTCAGCTGCAGAACATGAGGGACAGACTGGAGCACTCGGACTCGACAAACCGCAGTTTGCAGAACTACGTTCATTTCCTCAAAACCTCCTACGGGAATGTGTTCGGTGATTCTTTGCTTGCGAGCTGA